Proteins encoded within one genomic window of Balaenoptera ricei isolate mBalRic1 chromosome 10, mBalRic1.hap2, whole genome shotgun sequence:
- the RECQL gene encoding ATP-dependent DNA helicase Q1 isoform X2: MASVSALSEELDSITTELHAVDIQIQELLERQQELIQKKNVLTKRIKQCLENSDAGESSECDSSPASWNKEDFPWSDKVKDVLQNVFKLQKFRSLQLETINVTMSGKEVFLVMPTGGGKSLCYQLPALCSDGFTLVICPLISLMEDQLMVLKQLGISATMLNASSSKEHVKWVHAEMVNKNSKLKLIYVTPEKIAKSKMFMSRLEKAYEARRFTRIAVDEVHCCSQWGHDFRPDYKALGILKRQFPSASLIGLTATATSHVLKDAQKILCVEKCFTFTASFNRPNLYYEVRQKPSSTEDFIEDIVKLINGRYKGQSDSEQVTVSFQKLGIPAGAYHANMEPEDKTRVHRRWSASEIQVVVATVAFGMGIDKPDVRFVIHHSMSKSMENYYQESGRAGRDDMKADCILYYGFGDIFRISSMVVMENVGQQKLYEMVSYCQNISNCRRVLIAQHFDEVWSPETCNKMCDNCCKEISFERKNITAYCRDLIKILKQAEELKEKLTPLKLIDSWMGKGAAKLRVAGVAPPALPREDLEKIIAHFLIRQYLKEDYSFTAYATISYLKIGPKANLLNNEEHVITMQVKKPTQSCFRAESPQSCHSEGADKKREEKTPSNFQKKSVNMLQQPDCKITGAKKRKIDNA; this comes from the exons CTCTAAGTGAGGAACTGGATTCTATAACCACTGAGCTACACGCAGTGGACATTCAAATTCAAGAACTTCTGGAAAGGCAACAGGAgcttattcagaaaaaaaatgtcctaACAAAGAGGATAAAGCAGTGTTTAGAGAATTCTGATGCTGGGGAGAGCAGCGAATGTGATTCTTCACCTGCCTCTTGGAATAAAGAAG attTCCCATGGTCTGATAAAGTTAAAGATGTTCTGCAAAATGTCTTTAAACTGCAGAAGTTCAGGTCACTTCAGCTGGAAACGATTAATGTAACAATGTCTGGAAAGGAGGTATTTCTCGTTATGCCTACAGGTGGGGGAAAGAGCTTATGCTACCAGTTACCAGCGTTATGTTCAGATG gtTTTACACTCGTGATTTGCCCATTGATCTCCCTTATGGAAGACCAATTAATGGTTTTGAAACAATTAGGAATTTCAGCTACCATGTTAAATGCTTCTAGTTCTAAG GAGCATGTGAAATGGGTTCATGCTGAAATGGTAAATAAAAACTCCAAGTTAAAGCTAATTTATGTGACTCCAGAGAAAATTGCAAAAAGCAAAATGTTTATGTCAAGACTAGAAAAAGCCTATGAAGCAAGGAGATTTACCCGAATTGCTGTAGACGAAGTTCATTGCTGTAGTCAATGGGGACATGATTTCAGACCTG attatAAGGCCCTTGGTATTTTGAAGCGGCAGTTCCCCAGTGCATCGCTAATTGGGCTGACTGCAACTGCGACCAGTCATGTATTGAAGGATGCTCAGAAAATACTGTGTGTTGAAAAGTGTTTTACTTTTACAGCTTCTTTTAATCGGCCAAATCTCTATTATGAG gttcGGCAGAAGCCCTCAAGCACTGAAGATTTTATTGAGGATATTGTAAAGCTCATTAATGGAAGATACAAGGGGCAATCAG ACTCCGAGCAAGTTACAGTGAGTTTTCAGAAACTGGGGATTCCTGCAGGGGCATACCATGCCAATATGGAACCAGAAGACAAGACCAGGGTTCACAGAAGATGGTCAGCTAGTGAAATTCAG GTAGTAGTGGCAACAGTTGCATTTGGTATGGGAATTGATAAACCAGATGTGAGGTTTGTTATTCATCATTCAATGAGTAAATCCATGGAAAATTATTACCAAGAGAGTGGACGTGCAG GTCGAGATGACATGAAAGCAGACTGTATTTTGTATTATGGCTTTGGAGATATATTCAGGATAAGTTCAATGGTGGTGATGGAAAATGTGGGACAACAGAAGCTCTATGAGATGGTGTCATACTGCCAAAACATAAGCAA CTGTCGCCGTGTGTTGATAGCTCAACATTTTGATGAAGTATGGAGCCCAGAAACATGCAACAAAATGTGTGATAATTGCTGTAAAGAGATTT catttgaaagaaagaatataacAGCGTACTGCAGGGATCTAATCAAGATCCTGAAGCAGGCAGAGGAACTGAAAGAAAAGCTCACGCCGCTGAAACTGATCGACTCTTGGATGGGAAAGGGTGCAGCGAAATTGAGAGTAGCAGGTGTTGCTCCTCCCGCACTCCCTCGTGAAGACCTGGAGAAAATTATCGCGCACTTTCTTATACGGCAGTATCTCAA AGAAGACTACAGTTTTACAGCTTATGCTACCATCTCATATCTGAAAATAGGACCTAAAGCTAATCTTCTGAACAATGAGGAACATGTTATTACCATGCAAGTAAAGAAGCCCACGCAGAGCTGTTTCAGG GCTGAATCACCTCAAAGTTGTCATTCTGAAGGAGCTgataaaaagagggaagaaaaaactcCAAGTAACTTCCAGAAGAAGTCGGTGAACATGCTTCAGCAACCTGACTGTAAGATTACAGgggctaagaaaagaaaaattgataatgCGTGA
- the RECQL gene encoding ATP-dependent DNA helicase Q1 isoform X1: protein MASVSALSEELDSITTELHAVDIQIQELLERQQELIQKKNVLTKRIKQCLENSDAGESSECDSSPASWNKEDFPWSDKVKDVLQNVFKLQKFRSLQLETINVTMSGKEVFLVMPTGGGKSLCYQLPALCSDGFTLVICPLISLMEDQLMVLKQLGISATMLNASSSKEHVKWVHAEMVNKNSKLKLIYVTPEKIAKSKMFMSRLEKAYEARRFTRIAVDEVHCCSQWGHDFRPDYKALGILKRQFPSASLIGLTATATSHVLKDAQKILCVEKCFTFTASFNRPNLYYEVRQKPSSTEDFIEDIVKLINGRYKGQSGIIYCFSQKDSEQVTVSFQKLGIPAGAYHANMEPEDKTRVHRRWSASEIQVVVATVAFGMGIDKPDVRFVIHHSMSKSMENYYQESGRAGRDDMKADCILYYGFGDIFRISSMVVMENVGQQKLYEMVSYCQNISNCRRVLIAQHFDEVWSPETCNKMCDNCCKEISFERKNITAYCRDLIKILKQAEELKEKLTPLKLIDSWMGKGAAKLRVAGVAPPALPREDLEKIIAHFLIRQYLKEDYSFTAYATISYLKIGPKANLLNNEEHVITMQVKKPTQSCFRAESPQSCHSEGADKKREEKTPSNFQKKSVNMLQQPDCKITGAKKRKIDNA from the exons CTCTAAGTGAGGAACTGGATTCTATAACCACTGAGCTACACGCAGTGGACATTCAAATTCAAGAACTTCTGGAAAGGCAACAGGAgcttattcagaaaaaaaatgtcctaACAAAGAGGATAAAGCAGTGTTTAGAGAATTCTGATGCTGGGGAGAGCAGCGAATGTGATTCTTCACCTGCCTCTTGGAATAAAGAAG attTCCCATGGTCTGATAAAGTTAAAGATGTTCTGCAAAATGTCTTTAAACTGCAGAAGTTCAGGTCACTTCAGCTGGAAACGATTAATGTAACAATGTCTGGAAAGGAGGTATTTCTCGTTATGCCTACAGGTGGGGGAAAGAGCTTATGCTACCAGTTACCAGCGTTATGTTCAGATG gtTTTACACTCGTGATTTGCCCATTGATCTCCCTTATGGAAGACCAATTAATGGTTTTGAAACAATTAGGAATTTCAGCTACCATGTTAAATGCTTCTAGTTCTAAG GAGCATGTGAAATGGGTTCATGCTGAAATGGTAAATAAAAACTCCAAGTTAAAGCTAATTTATGTGACTCCAGAGAAAATTGCAAAAAGCAAAATGTTTATGTCAAGACTAGAAAAAGCCTATGAAGCAAGGAGATTTACCCGAATTGCTGTAGACGAAGTTCATTGCTGTAGTCAATGGGGACATGATTTCAGACCTG attatAAGGCCCTTGGTATTTTGAAGCGGCAGTTCCCCAGTGCATCGCTAATTGGGCTGACTGCAACTGCGACCAGTCATGTATTGAAGGATGCTCAGAAAATACTGTGTGTTGAAAAGTGTTTTACTTTTACAGCTTCTTTTAATCGGCCAAATCTCTATTATGAG gttcGGCAGAAGCCCTCAAGCACTGAAGATTTTATTGAGGATATTGTAAAGCTCATTAATGGAAGATACAAGGGGCAATCAG GAATAATATATTGCTTTTCTCAGAAAGACTCCGAGCAAGTTACAGTGAGTTTTCAGAAACTGGGGATTCCTGCAGGGGCATACCATGCCAATATGGAACCAGAAGACAAGACCAGGGTTCACAGAAGATGGTCAGCTAGTGAAATTCAG GTAGTAGTGGCAACAGTTGCATTTGGTATGGGAATTGATAAACCAGATGTGAGGTTTGTTATTCATCATTCAATGAGTAAATCCATGGAAAATTATTACCAAGAGAGTGGACGTGCAG GTCGAGATGACATGAAAGCAGACTGTATTTTGTATTATGGCTTTGGAGATATATTCAGGATAAGTTCAATGGTGGTGATGGAAAATGTGGGACAACAGAAGCTCTATGAGATGGTGTCATACTGCCAAAACATAAGCAA CTGTCGCCGTGTGTTGATAGCTCAACATTTTGATGAAGTATGGAGCCCAGAAACATGCAACAAAATGTGTGATAATTGCTGTAAAGAGATTT catttgaaagaaagaatataacAGCGTACTGCAGGGATCTAATCAAGATCCTGAAGCAGGCAGAGGAACTGAAAGAAAAGCTCACGCCGCTGAAACTGATCGACTCTTGGATGGGAAAGGGTGCAGCGAAATTGAGAGTAGCAGGTGTTGCTCCTCCCGCACTCCCTCGTGAAGACCTGGAGAAAATTATCGCGCACTTTCTTATACGGCAGTATCTCAA AGAAGACTACAGTTTTACAGCTTATGCTACCATCTCATATCTGAAAATAGGACCTAAAGCTAATCTTCTGAACAATGAGGAACATGTTATTACCATGCAAGTAAAGAAGCCCACGCAGAGCTGTTTCAGG GCTGAATCACCTCAAAGTTGTCATTCTGAAGGAGCTgataaaaagagggaagaaaaaactcCAAGTAACTTCCAGAAGAAGTCGGTGAACATGCTTCAGCAACCTGACTGTAAGATTACAGgggctaagaaaagaaaaattgataatgCGTGA